From a single Hypomesus transpacificus isolate Combined female chromosome 14, fHypTra1, whole genome shotgun sequence genomic region:
- the tdg.2 gene encoding G/T mismatch-specific thymine DNA glycosylase isoform X2, with protein sequence MYDSKSTIKMEEKQYTSLTVPTDYLQQWYQSTQQHPQAQHVMQYHNTGHVGQYMDGSREDRVMTELSVHQELPVHQEFSIHQEFLGHQDLDFHHDFTGHQEPIVQHHHQTADPSQAPTPGKRKRGRPPKQKLEEGKQQEEYDQNEAIKKAKRALNRFNGMSVAEVMAKTLPDIIAHNLDILIIGINPGLLSAFKGRHYPNPGNHFWKCLFLSGLTEEQLNHMHDQSLPDKYGIGFTNMVERTTPGSKDLSSKEFREGGRQLVEKLKKYKPLIAAFNGKCIYEIFCKEIFGVKAKNLVFGLQPYKIPETETVCYLMPSSSPRCAQFPRAQDKVHFYVKLKELRDKIKGGSPTDREVQETDYSFDLQLAKDDAKRLAIKEENVDPEYENCGGAHEDAKQSTSYCNIPHTKDTEMARKDHAPATGDLPYDQWMTQSFADQIPDISCNSSNVPQPQMGAETF encoded by the exons ATGTATGACAG TAAATCCACGATAAAGATGGAAGAAAAGCAGTATACGTCATTGACGGTTCCTACGGATTATCTCCAACAGTG GTACCAGTCCACCCAGCAGCATCCCCAGGCTCAGCATGTGATGCAGTACCACAACACAGGCCATGTGGGTCAGTACATGGATGGTTCTAGAGAAGACCGGGTCATGACTGAGCTGTCAGTCCACCAGGAGCTGCCGGTGCACCAGGAGTTTTCCATTCACCAGGAGTTTCTCGGTCATCAAGACCTGGACTTCCATCATGACTTCACCGGACATCAAGAGCCTATTGTCCAACACCATCATCAGACTGCAGATCCATCACAAG CTCCAACtccaggaaagagaaagagagggagacctcCTAAACAGAAGTTGGAAGAAGGCAAACAGCAGGAGGAGTATGACCAGAATGAGGCCATAAAGAAGGCTAAACGGGCTCTCAACCGCTTCAATGGCATGTCAGTGGCTGAGGTTATGGCTAAAACCCTGCCAGACATTATTGCCCACAATCTTGACATTTTGATA ATTGGTATCAACCCAGGACTCTTGTCAGCATTTAAAGGACGCCATTACCCAAACCCAGGCAACCATTTCT GGAAATGTCTGTTCCTTTCTGGTTTGACTGAAGAGCAGCTCAACCACATGCATGATCAGAGCCTACCTGACAAGTATGGCATTGGTTTCACCAATATGGTGGAAAGGACAACGCCAGGGAGCAAAGACTTATCAAG CAAAGAGTTCCGCGAAGGAGGTCGACAATTGGTGGAGAAGCTGAAAAAGTACAAACCCCTCATTGCAGCGTTTAATGGGAAAT GTATTTATGAAATTTTCTGCAAAGAGATATTTGGCGTAAAGGCCAAAAATCTTGTATTTGGCCTACAACCGTACAAAATCCCAGAAACAGAAACA GTGTGTTACCTGATGCCCTCATCGAGTCCACGCTGTGCCCAGTTCCCCCGCGCTCAGGACAAGGTGCACTTTTATGTCAAGCTGAAGGAGCTAAGAGACAAGATTAAGGGGGGGTCACCAACAGACCGGGAGGTGCAGGAGACTGACTATTCCTTTGACTTGCAACTTGCCAAAG ATGATGCTAAGAGGCTGGCAATCAAGGAGGAAAATGTAGATCCAGAGTATGAGAACTGTGGTGGGGCACATGAAGACGCAAAGCAAAGCACCAGCTACTGTAATATTCCCCACACCAAAGACACAG AAATGGCCAGAAAAGACCATGCCCCTGCAACAGGCGACCTGCCATATGACCAGTGGATGACACAGTCGTTCGCCGACCAAATACCGGACATCAGCTGTAACAGTAGCAATGTACCTCAACCTCAGATGGGAGCTGAAACCTTTTGA
- the tdg.2 gene encoding G/T mismatch-specific thymine DNA glycosylase isoform X3, with translation MYDRYQSTQQHPQAQHVMQYHNTGHVGQYMDGSREDRVMTELSVHQELPVHQEFSIHQEFLGHQDLDFHHDFTGHQEPIVQHHHQTADPSQAPTPGKRKRGRPPKQKLEEGKQQEEYDQNEAIKKAKRALNRFNGMSVAEVMAKTLPDIIAHNLDILIIGINPGLLSAFKGRHYPNPGNHFWKCLFLSGLTEEQLNHMHDQSLPDKYGIGFTNMVERTTPGSKDLSSKEFREGGRQLVEKLKKYKPLIAAFNGKCIYEIFCKEIFGVKAKNLVFGLQPYKIPETETVCYLMPSSSPRCAQFPRAQDKVHFYVKLKELRDKIKGGSPTDREVQETDYSFDLQLAKDDAKRLAIKEENVDPEYENCGGAHEDAKQSTSYCNIPHTKDTEMARKDHAPATGDLPYDQWMTQSFADQIPDISCNSSNVPQPQMGAETF, from the exons ATGTATGACAG GTACCAGTCCACCCAGCAGCATCCCCAGGCTCAGCATGTGATGCAGTACCACAACACAGGCCATGTGGGTCAGTACATGGATGGTTCTAGAGAAGACCGGGTCATGACTGAGCTGTCAGTCCACCAGGAGCTGCCGGTGCACCAGGAGTTTTCCATTCACCAGGAGTTTCTCGGTCATCAAGACCTGGACTTCCATCATGACTTCACCGGACATCAAGAGCCTATTGTCCAACACCATCATCAGACTGCAGATCCATCACAAG CTCCAACtccaggaaagagaaagagagggagacctcCTAAACAGAAGTTGGAAGAAGGCAAACAGCAGGAGGAGTATGACCAGAATGAGGCCATAAAGAAGGCTAAACGGGCTCTCAACCGCTTCAATGGCATGTCAGTGGCTGAGGTTATGGCTAAAACCCTGCCAGACATTATTGCCCACAATCTTGACATTTTGATA ATTGGTATCAACCCAGGACTCTTGTCAGCATTTAAAGGACGCCATTACCCAAACCCAGGCAACCATTTCT GGAAATGTCTGTTCCTTTCTGGTTTGACTGAAGAGCAGCTCAACCACATGCATGATCAGAGCCTACCTGACAAGTATGGCATTGGTTTCACCAATATGGTGGAAAGGACAACGCCAGGGAGCAAAGACTTATCAAG CAAAGAGTTCCGCGAAGGAGGTCGACAATTGGTGGAGAAGCTGAAAAAGTACAAACCCCTCATTGCAGCGTTTAATGGGAAAT GTATTTATGAAATTTTCTGCAAAGAGATATTTGGCGTAAAGGCCAAAAATCTTGTATTTGGCCTACAACCGTACAAAATCCCAGAAACAGAAACA GTGTGTTACCTGATGCCCTCATCGAGTCCACGCTGTGCCCAGTTCCCCCGCGCTCAGGACAAGGTGCACTTTTATGTCAAGCTGAAGGAGCTAAGAGACAAGATTAAGGGGGGGTCACCAACAGACCGGGAGGTGCAGGAGACTGACTATTCCTTTGACTTGCAACTTGCCAAAG ATGATGCTAAGAGGCTGGCAATCAAGGAGGAAAATGTAGATCCAGAGTATGAGAACTGTGGTGGGGCACATGAAGACGCAAAGCAAAGCACCAGCTACTGTAATATTCCCCACACCAAAGACACAG AAATGGCCAGAAAAGACCATGCCCCTGCAACAGGCGACCTGCCATATGACCAGTGGATGACACAGTCGTTCGCCGACCAAATACCGGACATCAGCTGTAACAGTAGCAATGTACCTCAACCTCAGATGGGAGCTGAAACCTTTTGA
- the tdg.2 gene encoding G/T mismatch-specific thymine DNA glycosylase isoform X4, whose amino-acid sequence MQYHNTGHVGQYMDGSREDRVMTELSVHQELPVHQEFSIHQEFLGHQDLDFHHDFTGHQEPIVQHHHQTADPSQAPTPGKRKRGRPPKQKLEEGKQQEEYDQNEAIKKAKRALNRFNGMSVAEVMAKTLPDIIAHNLDILIIGINPGLLSAFKGRHYPNPGNHFWKCLFLSGLTEEQLNHMHDQSLPDKYGIGFTNMVERTTPGSKDLSSKEFREGGRQLVEKLKKYKPLIAAFNGKCIYEIFCKEIFGVKAKNLVFGLQPYKIPETETVCYLMPSSSPRCAQFPRAQDKVHFYVKLKELRDKIKGGSPTDREVQETDYSFDLQLAKDDAKRLAIKEENVDPEYENCGGAHEDAKQSTSYCNIPHTKDTEMARKDHAPATGDLPYDQWMTQSFADQIPDISCNSSNVPQPQMGAETF is encoded by the exons ATGCAGTACCACAACACAGGCCATGTGGGTCAGTACATGGATGGTTCTAGAGAAGACCGGGTCATGACTGAGCTGTCAGTCCACCAGGAGCTGCCGGTGCACCAGGAGTTTTCCATTCACCAGGAGTTTCTCGGTCATCAAGACCTGGACTTCCATCATGACTTCACCGGACATCAAGAGCCTATTGTCCAACACCATCATCAGACTGCAGATCCATCACAAG CTCCAACtccaggaaagagaaagagagggagacctcCTAAACAGAAGTTGGAAGAAGGCAAACAGCAGGAGGAGTATGACCAGAATGAGGCCATAAAGAAGGCTAAACGGGCTCTCAACCGCTTCAATGGCATGTCAGTGGCTGAGGTTATGGCTAAAACCCTGCCAGACATTATTGCCCACAATCTTGACATTTTGATA ATTGGTATCAACCCAGGACTCTTGTCAGCATTTAAAGGACGCCATTACCCAAACCCAGGCAACCATTTCT GGAAATGTCTGTTCCTTTCTGGTTTGACTGAAGAGCAGCTCAACCACATGCATGATCAGAGCCTACCTGACAAGTATGGCATTGGTTTCACCAATATGGTGGAAAGGACAACGCCAGGGAGCAAAGACTTATCAAG CAAAGAGTTCCGCGAAGGAGGTCGACAATTGGTGGAGAAGCTGAAAAAGTACAAACCCCTCATTGCAGCGTTTAATGGGAAAT GTATTTATGAAATTTTCTGCAAAGAGATATTTGGCGTAAAGGCCAAAAATCTTGTATTTGGCCTACAACCGTACAAAATCCCAGAAACAGAAACA GTGTGTTACCTGATGCCCTCATCGAGTCCACGCTGTGCCCAGTTCCCCCGCGCTCAGGACAAGGTGCACTTTTATGTCAAGCTGAAGGAGCTAAGAGACAAGATTAAGGGGGGGTCACCAACAGACCGGGAGGTGCAGGAGACTGACTATTCCTTTGACTTGCAACTTGCCAAAG ATGATGCTAAGAGGCTGGCAATCAAGGAGGAAAATGTAGATCCAGAGTATGAGAACTGTGGTGGGGCACATGAAGACGCAAAGCAAAGCACCAGCTACTGTAATATTCCCCACACCAAAGACACAG AAATGGCCAGAAAAGACCATGCCCCTGCAACAGGCGACCTGCCATATGACCAGTGGATGACACAGTCGTTCGCCGACCAAATACCGGACATCAGCTGTAACAGTAGCAATGTACCTCAACCTCAGATGGGAGCTGAAACCTTTTGA
- the tdg.2 gene encoding G/T mismatch-specific thymine DNA glycosylase isoform X1, with translation MLIYLSKSTIKMEEKQYTSLTVPTDYLQQWYQSTQQHPQAQHVMQYHNTGHVGQYMDGSREDRVMTELSVHQELPVHQEFSIHQEFLGHQDLDFHHDFTGHQEPIVQHHHQTADPSQAPTPGKRKRGRPPKQKLEEGKQQEEYDQNEAIKKAKRALNRFNGMSVAEVMAKTLPDIIAHNLDILIIGINPGLLSAFKGRHYPNPGNHFWKCLFLSGLTEEQLNHMHDQSLPDKYGIGFTNMVERTTPGSKDLSSKEFREGGRQLVEKLKKYKPLIAAFNGKCIYEIFCKEIFGVKAKNLVFGLQPYKIPETETVCYLMPSSSPRCAQFPRAQDKVHFYVKLKELRDKIKGGSPTDREVQETDYSFDLQLAKDDAKRLAIKEENVDPEYENCGGAHEDAKQSTSYCNIPHTKDTEMARKDHAPATGDLPYDQWMTQSFADQIPDISCNSSNVPQPQMGAETF, from the exons ATGTTAATTTATTTAAGTAAATCCACGATAAAGATGGAAGAAAAGCAGTATACGTCATTGACGGTTCCTACGGATTATCTCCAACAGTG GTACCAGTCCACCCAGCAGCATCCCCAGGCTCAGCATGTGATGCAGTACCACAACACAGGCCATGTGGGTCAGTACATGGATGGTTCTAGAGAAGACCGGGTCATGACTGAGCTGTCAGTCCACCAGGAGCTGCCGGTGCACCAGGAGTTTTCCATTCACCAGGAGTTTCTCGGTCATCAAGACCTGGACTTCCATCATGACTTCACCGGACATCAAGAGCCTATTGTCCAACACCATCATCAGACTGCAGATCCATCACAAG CTCCAACtccaggaaagagaaagagagggagacctcCTAAACAGAAGTTGGAAGAAGGCAAACAGCAGGAGGAGTATGACCAGAATGAGGCCATAAAGAAGGCTAAACGGGCTCTCAACCGCTTCAATGGCATGTCAGTGGCTGAGGTTATGGCTAAAACCCTGCCAGACATTATTGCCCACAATCTTGACATTTTGATA ATTGGTATCAACCCAGGACTCTTGTCAGCATTTAAAGGACGCCATTACCCAAACCCAGGCAACCATTTCT GGAAATGTCTGTTCCTTTCTGGTTTGACTGAAGAGCAGCTCAACCACATGCATGATCAGAGCCTACCTGACAAGTATGGCATTGGTTTCACCAATATGGTGGAAAGGACAACGCCAGGGAGCAAAGACTTATCAAG CAAAGAGTTCCGCGAAGGAGGTCGACAATTGGTGGAGAAGCTGAAAAAGTACAAACCCCTCATTGCAGCGTTTAATGGGAAAT GTATTTATGAAATTTTCTGCAAAGAGATATTTGGCGTAAAGGCCAAAAATCTTGTATTTGGCCTACAACCGTACAAAATCCCAGAAACAGAAACA GTGTGTTACCTGATGCCCTCATCGAGTCCACGCTGTGCCCAGTTCCCCCGCGCTCAGGACAAGGTGCACTTTTATGTCAAGCTGAAGGAGCTAAGAGACAAGATTAAGGGGGGGTCACCAACAGACCGGGAGGTGCAGGAGACTGACTATTCCTTTGACTTGCAACTTGCCAAAG ATGATGCTAAGAGGCTGGCAATCAAGGAGGAAAATGTAGATCCAGAGTATGAGAACTGTGGTGGGGCACATGAAGACGCAAAGCAAAGCACCAGCTACTGTAATATTCCCCACACCAAAGACACAG AAATGGCCAGAAAAGACCATGCCCCTGCAACAGGCGACCTGCCATATGACCAGTGGATGACACAGTCGTTCGCCGACCAAATACCGGACATCAGCTGTAACAGTAGCAATGTACCTCAACCTCAGATGGGAGCTGAAACCTTTTGA
- the c14h12orf73 gene encoding protein BRAWNIN, which translates to MPAGVSWPRYLQMFGASMMAMFVGAECVHQYYRPDLSIPEIPPKPGELKTELLGLKAREETVLQSFKPESGN; encoded by the exons ATGCCGGCTGGTGTGTCCTGGCCTCGATATCTGCAGATGTTTGGGGCCAGTATGATGGCCATGTTTGTAGGAGCAGAATGTGTCCACCAGTACTACAGGCCTGATTTG AGTATTCCTGAAATCCCACCCAAGCCTGGAGAGTTGAAGACAGAACTGCTGGGATTGAAAGCTAGAGAAGAGACAGTTTTGCAAAGTTTCAAACCTGAATCTGGAAATTGA
- the samm50 gene encoding sorting and assembly machinery component 50 homolog A isoform X2 has translation MGTVHARSLDPLPMHGPELGVHADDIETPDIEQESKQEVLENQNVVVQRVHIDGLGRTKEDLLSYEIAEVFRAKNLIDVMKRSHEARQNLLRLGIFRKVEVVIDTSQGADALPNGLDVTFEVTELRRMTGNYNTMVGNNEGSMVLGLKLPNVFGRAEKLTFQFSYGTKETSYGLSFFKPQPGHFERNFAVNVYKVTGQFPWSSLRETDRGISTEFSFPIWRTNHTLKWEGVWRELGCLARTASFAVREESGHSLKSSLSHTMVIDTRNSTILPRTGAFLKFHQELAGYTGGDASFLKEDFEIQMNRRLFWDSVLSASLWGGMLLPIGDRPTCIADRYYLGGPTSVRGFSMYSIGPQSEGDYLGGEAYWAGGIHLYTPLPFRPGKGGFGDLFRTHFFLNAGNLCNLNYGEGPKAHLTRLAECIRWSYGAGIVLRLGNIARLELNYCIPMGVQSGDRICDGVQFGAGIRFL, from the exons ATGGGCACCGTTCACGCAAGG AGCCTTGATCCACTACCCATGCACGGTCCGGAGTTGGGTGTTCATGCTGATGACATTGAGACTCCCGACATTGAGCAGGAGTCAAAGCAGGAAGTTCTTGAAAACCAAAAT GTAGTTGTTCAGCGGGTACACATAGATGGACTTGGAAGAACCAAAGAGGACCTCTTATCATATGAAATAGCTGAAGTCTTCCGAGCCAAAAATCTGATTGAT GTCATGAAGAGGTCCCATGAAGCAAGACAAAATCTTCTACGTCTCGGTATTTTCAGGAAAGTGGAAGTTGTTATTGACACCTCACAAG GGGCAGATGCACTTCCAAATGGACTAGATGTTACGTTTGAGGTGACTGAATTGAGACGAATGACTGGGAACTATAACACCATGGTTGGGAATAACGAAGGTAGCATG GTTCTGGGCCTTAAGCTACCCAATGTGTTCGGTCGAGCAGAGAAACTCACTTTCCAGTTCTCTTATGGCACCAAAGAGACCTCTTATGGCCTGTCATTCTTCAAGCCCCAACCTGGACACTTTGAGCGCAA TTTTGCTGTCAATGTATACAAGGTCACTGGCCAGTTCCCATGGAGTTCACTGAGAGAGACTGATCGAGGCATCTCCACAGAGTTCAGC TTTCCTATCTGGAGGACGAACCACACCCTGAAGTGGGAAGGTGTGTGGAGAGAGCTGGGCTGTCTGGCTCGTACTGCCTCGTTTGCCGTCCGGGAGGAAAGTGGCCACTCCCTCAAGTCATCGCTCTCG CATACCATGGTCATTGACACCAGAAACTCAACCATCCTTCCCAGGACAGGTGCCTTCCTCAAGTTCCACCAG gAGTTGGCAGGCTATACCGGGGGAGACGCCAGCTTCTTAAAGGAAGACTTTGAGATCCAGATGAACAGACGTCTCTTCTGGGATTCG GtcttgtctgcctctctgtgggGAGGAATGTTGCTGCCCATTGGAGACAGGCCAACGTGCATAGCAGACAG GTATTATCTGGGTGGGCCTACAAGTGTGAGGGGATTCAGTATGTACAGCATTGGCCCACAGAGTGAAG GTGACTACCTGGGAGGTGAGGCTTACTGGGCTGGTGGGATCCACCTGTATACTCCACTACCCTTCCGTCCAGGCAAAGGCGGCTTTGGAGACCTCTTCAGGACCCACTTCTTCCTCAATGCTGGAAATCTGTGTAACCTTAACTACG GCGAAGGTCCAAAAGCACACCTTACGAGACTGGCAGAGTGCATTCGCTGGTCCTACGGAGCTGGAATTGTACTACGCCTGGGGAACATTGCTAGACTGGAGCTCAACTACTGCATTCCCATGGGTGTCCAGAGTGGAGACAG GATATGCGATGGGGTCCAATTTGGAGCAGGAATCCGATTCCTGTAA
- the samm50 gene encoding sorting and assembly machinery component 50 homolog A isoform X1, with amino-acid sequence MGTVHARSLDPLPMHGPELGVHADDIETPDIEQESKQEVLENQNVVVQRVHIDGLGRTKEDLLSYEIAEVFRAKNLIDVMKRSHEARQNLLRLGIFRKVEVVIDTSQGADALPNGLDVTFEVTELRRMTGNYNTMVGNNEGSMVLGLKLPNVFGRAEKLTFQFSYGTKETSYGLSFFKPQPGHFERNFAVNVYKVTGQFPWSSLRETDRGISTEFSFPIWRTNHTLKWEGVWRELGCLARTASFAVREESGHSLKSSLSHTMVIDTRNSTILPRTGAFLKFHQELAGYTGGDASFLKEDFEIQMNRRLFWDSVLSASLWGGMLLPIGDRPTCIADRYYLGGPTSVRGFSMYSIGPQSEGMTGDYLGGEAYWAGGIHLYTPLPFRPGKGGFGDLFRTHFFLNAGNLCNLNYGEGPKAHLTRLAECIRWSYGAGIVLRLGNIARLELNYCIPMGVQSGDRICDGVQFGAGIRFL; translated from the exons ATGGGCACCGTTCACGCAAGG AGCCTTGATCCACTACCCATGCACGGTCCGGAGTTGGGTGTTCATGCTGATGACATTGAGACTCCCGACATTGAGCAGGAGTCAAAGCAGGAAGTTCTTGAAAACCAAAAT GTAGTTGTTCAGCGGGTACACATAGATGGACTTGGAAGAACCAAAGAGGACCTCTTATCATATGAAATAGCTGAAGTCTTCCGAGCCAAAAATCTGATTGAT GTCATGAAGAGGTCCCATGAAGCAAGACAAAATCTTCTACGTCTCGGTATTTTCAGGAAAGTGGAAGTTGTTATTGACACCTCACAAG GGGCAGATGCACTTCCAAATGGACTAGATGTTACGTTTGAGGTGACTGAATTGAGACGAATGACTGGGAACTATAACACCATGGTTGGGAATAACGAAGGTAGCATG GTTCTGGGCCTTAAGCTACCCAATGTGTTCGGTCGAGCAGAGAAACTCACTTTCCAGTTCTCTTATGGCACCAAAGAGACCTCTTATGGCCTGTCATTCTTCAAGCCCCAACCTGGACACTTTGAGCGCAA TTTTGCTGTCAATGTATACAAGGTCACTGGCCAGTTCCCATGGAGTTCACTGAGAGAGACTGATCGAGGCATCTCCACAGAGTTCAGC TTTCCTATCTGGAGGACGAACCACACCCTGAAGTGGGAAGGTGTGTGGAGAGAGCTGGGCTGTCTGGCTCGTACTGCCTCGTTTGCCGTCCGGGAGGAAAGTGGCCACTCCCTCAAGTCATCGCTCTCG CATACCATGGTCATTGACACCAGAAACTCAACCATCCTTCCCAGGACAGGTGCCTTCCTCAAGTTCCACCAG gAGTTGGCAGGCTATACCGGGGGAGACGCCAGCTTCTTAAAGGAAGACTTTGAGATCCAGATGAACAGACGTCTCTTCTGGGATTCG GtcttgtctgcctctctgtgggGAGGAATGTTGCTGCCCATTGGAGACAGGCCAACGTGCATAGCAGACAG GTATTATCTGGGTGGGCCTACAAGTGTGAGGGGATTCAGTATGTACAGCATTGGCCCACAGAGTGAAG GTATGACAGGTGACTACCTGGGAGGTGAGGCTTACTGGGCTGGTGGGATCCACCTGTATACTCCACTACCCTTCCGTCCAGGCAAAGGCGGCTTTGGAGACCTCTTCAGGACCCACTTCTTCCTCAATGCTGGAAATCTGTGTAACCTTAACTACG GCGAAGGTCCAAAAGCACACCTTACGAGACTGGCAGAGTGCATTCGCTGGTCCTACGGAGCTGGAATTGTACTACGCCTGGGGAACATTGCTAGACTGGAGCTCAACTACTGCATTCCCATGGGTGTCCAGAGTGGAGACAG GATATGCGATGGGGTCCAATTTGGAGCAGGAATCCGATTCCTGTAA
- the api5 gene encoding apoptosis inhibitor 5: protein MAVTIEELYRNYGILADAKDNLKQHKDAYQAILDGVKGGPKEKRLAAQFIPKFFSSFPELADSAINAQLDLCEDEDVSIRRQAIKELPRFAAGENIVRVADILTQLLQTDDSAEFNQVNTALLSIFKMDAKGTLGGLFSQILQGEDIVRERAIKFLSTKLKGLPEDVMTKEVEDYIFTETKKVLEDVTGEEFVLLMRVVSGLRALQTVSGRQQLVELVVEQAFLEQALNPADPDTVDRLMQCTRQALPLFSKNVHSTRFLTYFCDHVLPNLSSLTSPVAELDIQLEVLKLLAEMSPFCGDMEKLETNLTMLFEKLLEFMPLPPVEEGENGENASGEEPKLQFSYVECLLYSFHQLGKKLPDFLIDKINAERLKDFKIRLQYFARGLQVYIRQLRVALQGKTGDALKTEENKMKVVALKITNNINVLIKDLFHNPPSYKSTVTLSWKPVQKAEAVGQKRPSGEEMGAGSAMNKQISPLPRRDARQIYNPPSGKYSATIGNFTHENRGGFRGGRGRGFGGRGNRSRGRIY, encoded by the exons ATGGCGGTCACTATCGAGGAGCTGTATCGTAACTATGGGATCCTTGCTGATGCGAAGGATAACTTGAAACAG CACAAAGACGCCTACCAGGCAATTCTTGACGGGGTAAAGGGGGGCCCAAAGGAGAAGCGTCTGGCTGCACAGTTCATTCCCAAATTCTTCAGCAGCTTCCCAGAACTGGCAGATTCAGCCATCAATGCCCAACTGGACCTGTGTGAGGATGAGGACGTATCG ATTCGGAGGCAGGCCATCAAAGAGCTCCCACGTTTCGCTGCGGGGGAGAACATTGTCAGGGTCGCGGACATCCTCACCCAGCTTCTACAGACGG ACGACTCTGCAGAGTTCAACCAAGTTAACACTGCACTGCTCTCCATCTTTAAAATGGACGCCAAGG GTACTCTGGGAGGGCTGTTCTCTCAGATCCTGCAGGGAGAGGacatagtgagagagagggccaTCAAGTTCCTCTCCACCAAGCTGAAGGGCCTGCCTGAGGATGTCATGACCAAGGAAGTGGAGGACTACATTTTTACAGAGACCAAAAAG GTACTGGAGGACGTGACGGGGGAGGAGTTTGTTCTGCTGATGCGTGTGGTGTCCGGGCTGAGGGCCCTGCAAACAGTAAGCGGACGACAGCAGTtggtggagctggtggtggaGCAGGCCTTTCTGGAGCAGGCATTGAACCCTGCCGACCCTGACACGGTGGACCGCCTGATGCAGTGCACTCGCCAGGCCCTGCCCCTCTTCTCT aaAAATGTGCATTCCACTCGTTTCTTGACGTATTTCTGTGACCACGTTCTGCCAAACCTGAGCTCACTGACCAGTCCAGTCGCAGAGCTGGACATTCAGCTGGAg gtgttgaaGCTGCTGGCTGAGATGAGTCCATTCTGCGGGGACATGGAAAAGCTAGAAACAAACCTTACCATGCTGTTTGAGAAGCTTCTG GAGTTCATGCCCCTCCctccagtggaggagggggaaaacGGGGAAAATGCCAGCGGTGAGGAGCCCAAGCTTCAGTTCAGCTACGTAGAGTGTCTTCTTTACAGCTTCCACCAGCTTGGCAAGAAGCTGCCTGACTTCCTTATCGACAAGATCAATGCAGAGCGCCTCAAAGATTTCAAGATCAG GTTACAGTACTTTGCCAGAGGACTGCAGGTGTACATTCGTCAACTTCGGGTAGCCCTGCAAGGCAAGACAGGAGATGCACTGAAGactgaagag AACAAGATGAAGGTAGTGGCTCTGAAGATCACCAACAACATCAACGTCCTCATCAAG GATCTCTTCCATAATCCTCCGTCATACAAGAGCACAGTCACCCTGTCCTGGAAGCCGGTTCAGAAGGCGGAAGCTGTAGG TCAGAAGCGCCCGTCGGGTGAGGAGATGGGCGCAGGCAGCGCCATGAACAAGCAGATCTCCCCTTTGCCCAGGAGGGACGCACGGCAGATCTACAATCCCCCCAGTGGCAAGTACAGCGCCACCATCGGCAACTTCACCCACG AAAACCGTGGAGGCTTCAGGGGAGGCCGAGGACGAGGCTTCGGAGGCAGGGGAAACCGGAGCCGAGGCCGCATTTACTGA